Proteins co-encoded in one Pelobates fuscus isolate aPelFus1 chromosome 5, aPelFus1.pri, whole genome shotgun sequence genomic window:
- the LOC134612713 gene encoding proteasome subunit beta type-11-like — MALQSVCGWDVTLSRQILQRDFCRLPHLNSSGYPRLLLPPYKVTSSHRSPSGPPPPAHGTTTLAFLYDKGVMVATDSRSSAGKLVCSPDSRKATLIHSHLIASTSGSAADCQFFGRVLARECRLYQLRNGYMPSVKGAAKMLSTMMLPFRGMDICAAVTLSGWDRNGPCICYVYNDGTRISSDVISVGSGSPYAYSIIDDGYRPGMEEEVARQLARRAVCHAGRRDAYSGGFVDVYMVKESGCEKDAREDLVAMYKRLVQEEKQEKEARK, encoded by the coding sequence ATGGCTTTACAGAGCGTCTGTGGCTGGGATGTGACCCTCTCAAGGCAAATTCTGCAGCGTGACTTCTGCAGATTACCTCATTTGAATTCTTCAGGCTATCCTCGTCTACTTCTGCCTCCCTACAAAGTGACATCTTCACATCGCAGCCCCTCTGGTCCTCCACCACCAGCCCATGGCACTACTACCTTGGCTTTTCTCTACGATAAAGGGGTAATGGTTGCAACAGACTCACGCTCTTCAGCTGGAAAACTTGTTTGCAGCCCAGACAGCCGCAAAGCTACTCTCATACATAGTCATCTAATTGCCTCTACATCTGGGAGCGCTGCCGATTGCCAGTTCTTTGGACGAGTTCTTGCAAGGGAGTGTCGCCTCTACCAGCTGCGGAATGGATATATGCCCAGTGTGAAAGGGGCAGCTAAAATGTTGAGTACGATGATGTTGCCATTTCGTGGCATGGATATCTGTGCTGCTGTAACTCTGTCTGGTTGGGATCGGAATGGACCTTGCATTTGTTATGTATACAATGATGGAACCCGTatcagctctgatgtcatctctGTGGGATCAGGGTCTCCTTACGCTTACAGCATTATTGATGATGGATACAGACCAGGCATGGAAGAGGAAGTGGCTCGTCAGCTAGCAAGGCGAGCAGTATGCCATGCAGGGAGAAGAGATGCATACTCTGGGGGTTTTGTTGATGTGTATATGGTAAAAGAAAGTGGGTGTGAGAAGGATGCCAGGGAGGATCTAGTAGCGATGTATAAGAGACTGGTTCAAGAGGAAAAGCAAGAAAAAGAAGCAAGAAAATGA